Below is a genomic region from Hippea sp. KM1.
ACACTGGAATGGAATCATAAATTGGTTTAGAAGCAGAATCAACAATGGAATACTTGAGGGATTAAACTCTGTTATTCAGGCAGCAAAGGCAAAAGCAAGAGGATATAGGACATTTAAAAACTACAGAATTATAGTATACCTTCTAACAGGCAAACTTGATTTCAGTCTGGTCAACAAGAGTTTGAGGGGGATTTAGTGTTGTGGGAGTTACCCATAAGAAAGTGGAAAGAGCCAAGAAAATATTATACATAACCCCATATTTTCCAGAACCTAATAAAAAAGCCGGCTCAAAGTTTACATATAATCAAATAAAAAAGCTTGTAGAATTAGGGTATGATGTTGATTTGGTAAGTATAACTAGGTTTGATAAATTGGATATAGAAAATGTACAATTAATATGTAAAAATGTTTTTGTTTTTAAAAGGGATAATTATTTATCATATTTTAATGCTTTTGTTAAAGCTTTCTTTCAAAAACAATCTTTATTTTTGGATTTATTACCTAGTAGTTTTAAGAGACAAATTAGAATTTTATTAAATAAAAACTATGATAGAGTATTTATAGAACATAGTTATATGGCAATTTGGTTTAGAAATGAATTTGGTAATAAATATGATGATAAATTAAGAATTGTGATGCACAACATTGAAAAAGATTATTTTGAATATATGTATAAGAATGAAAAATTAAATTTAAGTAAATTATTTTATTGGTTAGAATATAGATTTTTATTTCATAATGAAGATATCCTATTAAGAAATAAAAATTTAAAATTTTTATTTCTTAATAAAGATAATGCAAAAAAATATAATGGTCTGTTTTTGCCAAGTTTTCCTTTCGAAGTAAAGAATGTAAAGGAGTATGCAAAGTATGATATAGGGTACATTGGATTTTTAGGAAGTCAAAGAAATATAAATGCTTTAAAATTTTTTTTAGAAAATATTTGGCCTATTATTTTAAAAAATAATAAAAATATTACTTTTTGTATTGCAGGAAGAGGACTTAGAAATGAAGATGAAAATTATTTAAAGAAATTTAAAAATGTTTATATTATTGGGGAAATAAATAAAATAGAAAATTTTTATTCTAATAATAAAATCATTATTGTACCTATTTTAGAGAGTATAGGTGTTCAAACAAAACTTTATGAAGCATTGTCATATTTAAAACCTGTAGTTTGTACAAAATTTGCATTAAATGGAATGCCTTTTGAAAATAATATTCATTTGTTTGCAACTAATGATATTCAAAAGTTTGCAAATTATTGTCTATTATTGCTAGAAAAAAAAGAAATAATGGAAATATTTAAGAAAAATTTAATTTCCTTAGAACAAAATATTAAAATTCAAATAGAAAAGGTTTTGAAAATATGAAAATTTTATTGGTAGGTTTTAAATTATCAATAGGAAATGAACTTTATATGAATATGCTTTATAAATATTTAAAAGAAAATAATATTGAAATAGATATTTGTGGAGATAGTAATTATATTAAGAAATATAATATTGGTAAAGTAATAGCAAACGGTGGGAATGCTAAACAGATGTTTATAGATACTATAAATCCTATAAATTGGATAAAATTTTATAAATTATTGAAAAAAGGTAATTATGATTATGTGTTTTTTGTAACTTCACATACCCTTAATAATATTGCAATAATATTAGTAAAATTATTTAAAAATATTAAAATAATTTCTCAAATACATGATCCATTGCCTCATTCAGGAACAAGTTATGCAAAAATTATATTTTATTCTCAAAAGATTCAATCTATTTTAAGTGATTTAGTTATAGTAGCAGGAAAATCATTAAAAAATGATATAATAAAATATTATAATAAGGAAGCTAACAAAATTTTTGTTTTACCACTTGGTAGTCATAGAAAAGAGAAAAGTTTCATAAATAAATCAAAAAGACAATATTTTTCAGTATTAGGTAGAATAGAGGAGTATAAAGGGATAGATGTCTTTTTAAAAGCAATAATAAAAATATTAAAAGATGAAAATATGAAAAAGTTAAAGTTTGTTATAGCAGGAGATGGTGATATATCTAAATATAAAAATTTAATACAACAGATTCCAAAAGAAAATTTAGTTATAAAAAATTATTTAATTAGTGATGAAGAATTTGATGAAATAATAAAAAACTCTTATGCGGTTGTATTGCCATACAAAGATGGAACTCAGACAGGAACAGTTCAAATTGCTTACTCTAATAGTACACCTTGTATAGTTACTAAAGTTGGTAGTATATATGAACTTGTAGAAGATAAAAAAACAGGTTATATAATAGAACCAAATAATGTTGAAGAGTTAGTAAATGCTATAAAAAAAATGTTTTTTAATAGTGATATTATAGAAATGGAGAAAAATGCATATGCATTTTACAATAAATATTTAAAATGGGATAGTATTATTAATCAATTGATAGAAAAACTTAACAGAAGGGATTTTTAATGATTATTATAACTGGAGGAGCGGGATTTATAGGTAGTAATTTAGTAGAATATCTTAACAAAAAAGGAAGAAAAGATATTATTATTATTGATGAATTTTCTCAGAAAA
It encodes:
- a CDS encoding glycosyltransferase, which produces MGVTHKKVERAKKILYITPYFPEPNKKAGSKFTYNQIKKLVELGYDVDLVSITRFDKLDIENVQLICKNVFVFKRDNYLSYFNAFVKAFFQKQSLFLDLLPSSFKRQIRILLNKNYDRVFIEHSYMAIWFRNEFGNKYDDKLRIVMHNIEKDYFEYMYKNEKLNLSKLFYWLEYRFLFHNEDILLRNKNLKFLFLNKDNAKKYNGLFLPSFPFEVKNVKEYAKYDIGYIGFLGSQRNINALKFFLENIWPIILKNNKNITFCIAGRGLRNEDENYLKKFKNVYIIGEINKIENFYSNNKIIIVPILESIGVQTKLYEALSYLKPVVCTKFALNGMPFENNIHLFATNDIQKFANYCLLLLEKKEIMEIFKKNLISLEQNIKIQIEKVLKI
- a CDS encoding glycosyltransferase family 4 protein, whose translation is MKILLVGFKLSIGNELYMNMLYKYLKENNIEIDICGDSNYIKKYNIGKVIANGGNAKQMFIDTINPINWIKFYKLLKKGNYDYVFFVTSHTLNNIAIILVKLFKNIKIISQIHDPLPHSGTSYAKIIFYSQKIQSILSDLVIVAGKSLKNDIIKYYNKEANKIFVLPLGSHRKEKSFINKSKRQYFSVLGRIEEYKGIDVFLKAIIKILKDENMKKLKFVIAGDGDISKYKNLIQQIPKENLVIKNYLISDEEFDEIIKNSYAVVLPYKDGTQTGTVQIAYSNSTPCIVTKVGSIYELVEDKKTGYIIEPNNVEELVNAIKKMFFNSDIIEMEKNAYAFYNKYLKWDSIINQLIEKLNRRDF